The sequence GCTGATAAAACGAACCATCGACTGGATTATTCCAACGGCGGTTCTCGGAGTGGCTTTCATTTGCGCTTTTATAGCCTGTGAAATTGACCCTCATCATTATGTTCTGCCGTGGATACATCTGGCAAGCGGCGGACTTCTAATGGGCGCATTCTTTATCGCGACAGACCCGGTAACGGCTCCGCTGACCAAAAAAGGTATGTGGATTTTCGGCGCAGGTGTCGGAGCCCTGACAATGCTTATAAGATTAGTCGGCGAATATCCGGAAGGTGTTATGTTTGCCGTACTGCTGATGAATTCGATAAGTCCGCTGATTGACCGTTTCACAAAACTCACACCAACCGGAGGTATGGTCAATGCTTAAGATAATCAAAGAATATATGGAAAAAAGCTGGCTGCTGATAGTCTCGGCTTTCGTATTCGGTCTTTTACTCGCACTGACCAACACTGCATGGTCCGGCAAAATCGAACAGAACAAAATCGACAAGCTTAACGGCCTTATGGGCTCTCTTATAACCGACGCAAATAAATTCGAACTTGCCATTAAAGACGCCGAGATCGACCTGGGCAAAGGCAAAATCGCCAGGAGCGATATTTACGAGGCGACAGCCTCTGACGGCAATACCGCGGGCTTTTGTTTCAGGGCCGAAGGAACCGGCTTCGCGGACAAAATCGAACTGGTCATCGCCGTCGATGCCGCTTTCGATAAAATCATCGGCTACAGCGTTCTTGCGAGCAATGAAACGCCGGGGTTCGGCGACCAGATTACGGGCGATTATTTCCGCAAACAATTTATGGGCGCTCCGGTCGGAACGCTGAACCTTCTGAAAAAAGGTGACAATACAAAAGTCGATAACGATATCATCGCGATTAGCGGCGCTACGGTAAGCAGCACCGCGGTCGTTAATATTTTTAATAATTATCTCGAACAGATGAAAAAACAGGTTGCTGAAAAAGGACTTATTAAATAATGGCAGCAAATACAATGACAGCTAAAGGCGCCCTCGTTGGCGGACTGTGGACAGAAGTGCCGGTGCTGCGTCTTATCCTCGGCATGTGCCCGACGCTGGCAGTAACCGCGGCGGTAAAACCGGCTTTGACTATGGGCCTGAGCGTTTTGTTTGTTCTTATATGCAGCAATATTGTCGTTAGTCTTATGAGAGACCTGCTCAAGCCGCATCTGCGAATCCTGATGTTTACGCTGACAATCGCCACATTCGTAACAATCGCCGATTTGTTCCTGCGGGCGTTTACTCCTCAAATGAGTGAAGTGCTCGGCCCGTATGTTCCGCTGATTATCGTAAACTGTATAATCATCGCCCGTGCCGAATCTTGCGCCAGCAAAAACGGCATTTTCGTAAGTGCCGTCGATGCGATTAGTATGGGTATTGGTTTTACGATTGTACTTTGCATCCTTGCTTCCATTCGTGAGCTTCTGGCGACCGGAACCATCTTCGATATTCCGATTATGTGGAAAAGTTTCGTGCCATGGGCCGCGATGAGACTGCCCGTCGGTGCTTTTATTACGCTCGGACTAATGCTCGGCTTTGTAAACCTTTTAACAGCTAAAAAATCCTGAAAGATTTAGCAATGGATAAATTTTA comes from Phycisphaerae bacterium and encodes:
- a CDS encoding FMN-binding protein, with the protein product MLKIIKEYMEKSWLLIVSAFVFGLLLALTNTAWSGKIEQNKIDKLNGLMGSLITDANKFELAIKDAEIDLGKGKIARSDIYEATASDGNTAGFCFRAEGTGFADKIELVIAVDAAFDKIIGYSVLASNETPGFGDQITGDYFRKQFMGAPVGTLNLLKKGDNTKVDNDIIAISGATVSSTAVVNIFNNYLEQMKKQVAEKGLIK
- the rsxE gene encoding electron transport complex subunit RsxE, translating into MAANTMTAKGALVGGLWTEVPVLRLILGMCPTLAVTAAVKPALTMGLSVLFVLICSNIVVSLMRDLLKPHLRILMFTLTIATFVTIADLFLRAFTPQMSEVLGPYVPLIIVNCIIIARAESCASKNGIFVSAVDAISMGIGFTIVLCILASIRELLATGTIFDIPIMWKSFVPWAAMRLPVGAFITLGLMLGFVNLLTAKKS